From one Streptomyces sp. N50 genomic stretch:
- a CDS encoding phosphotransferase family protein, producing MKAIRKTLTPTDLAPFARALGHTLNDVTRLRGGSKKGVYRLAFPDRSTAVAYVWSPDEDLWDVGPGDPRDPFSHASGLDLFTAAADRLAAAGVRAPRLLHADPTHTHLPADVAIVEDLPGGTLEDLLDGDLPAVSKTEALKRTAALLDTLHACTGPRFGKVAVVDNGGSSYGGSCEAVVAERALSDLDELPARDPRAAAAHPQLSDALRTLASQVRPRTGPPTLIHGELGPDHVRVTPDGDLALIDIEGLMYFDAEWEHAFLHLRFGPHYDALRTEDTDGAEDTEETDGAEDTDGLDADRLRLYRLAMHLSLVAGPLRLLDVGDFHDPEFMRGIAEHNLRQALSFVERT from the coding sequence GTGAAGGCCATCCGTAAGACCCTCACCCCCACCGACCTGGCCCCGTTCGCCCGCGCCCTCGGCCACACCCTGAACGACGTGACCCGACTCCGGGGCGGTTCGAAGAAGGGCGTCTACCGCCTCGCCTTCCCGGACCGTTCGACCGCCGTGGCCTACGTCTGGTCCCCGGACGAGGACCTCTGGGACGTGGGCCCCGGCGACCCCCGCGACCCCTTCTCCCACGCCTCCGGGCTCGACCTGTTCACCGCCGCGGCCGACCGCCTCGCCGCAGCCGGCGTCCGCGCCCCCCGACTCCTCCACGCCGACCCCACGCACACCCACCTCCCGGCGGACGTGGCGATCGTCGAGGACCTCCCGGGCGGCACCCTGGAGGACCTGCTGGACGGCGACCTGCCCGCCGTATCAAAGACAGAGGCGCTGAAGCGGACGGCGGCCCTGCTCGACACCCTGCACGCGTGCACGGGCCCGCGCTTCGGGAAGGTCGCGGTCGTGGACAACGGCGGTTCCTCGTACGGCGGTTCGTGCGAGGCGGTCGTAGCCGAACGAGCCCTGAGCGACCTCGACGAACTACCGGCACGCGACCCACGAGCAGCAGCCGCCCACCCCCAACTGTCCGATGCGCTACGGACGTTGGCCTCCCAAGTCCGACCCCGCACCGGACCCCCCACCCTCATCCACGGCGAACTCGGCCCCGACCACGTCCGCGTGACCCCGGACGGCGACCTCGCCCTCATCGACATCGAGGGCCTGATGTACTTCGACGCCGAGTGGGAACACGCCTTCCTCCACCTGCGCTTCGGCCCCCACTACGACGCCCTGCGCACCGAAGACACCGACGGCGCCGAAGACACCGAAGAGACCGACGGCGCCGAAGACACCGACGGCCTCGACGCCGACCGCCTGCGCCTCTACCGCCTGGCGATGCACCTCTCCCTCGTGGCGGGCCCCCTACGCCTCCTGGACGTCGGGGACTTCCACGACCCGGAGTTCATGCGCGGCATCGCGGAACACAACCTCCGGCAGGCGCTGTCCTTCGTGGAGCGGACATGA